Genomic segment of uncultured Desulfobacter sp.:
CTATTTTCGTCCCAGGTCTTATTCTTTTGAAGATGTGGTGGACAGTATAAAAAGAGCCAGGGCAAAGGGCCGTTTTGTGGCAATCAATTACCTGAACTGCCCGGGTTTTACCGATTGCCAAATGGAAAAGCAGGCGCTTATGGATTTTATCCGGGAAACGGACATCAACATGATCCAGTGGCGCAATCTTAATTTTGATCCCCGGAACTATATCCGCATCATGGAAAATGCCGCACCCGGCGGTGCCCCCACCGGCATGGCAAACCTCATAAAAGACCTAAGCCAAGTATTTCCCCATCTCATCCACGGCTATTTCAATCCACCCCGATAATATTATTGAAAAACCTTGCTCGATTTGATTTAATCCATAGTTTATTATTGAACGGTAGTTAACTTGTTAAGGAAAGGGCAGCATGTTACCCGATATCAGCGGCATCATTATAATAGCCGGTAATTACGGCAGCGGCAAAAGTGAGACGGCTGTTAACCTGGCAGCCGTGTCCCGGCGTGCGGGGAAAAGTGTCAAGATAACGGATCTGGATCTGGTCAACCCCTATTTCAGAAGCCGGGACGCCCAAAAGCCCCTGGAGGAGCTGGGTGTGGAAGTGGTCTTGCCCGACAAAAAATACATGCATGCGGACCTGCCGATTCTAACCCCGGGCGTGGCCGGCATGATTAGAAATCCGGCCCAGGTGACCATTTTGGATGCCGGCGGCGATGATGCCGGCGTAAGGGTGCTTGCGGCCCTGGCTGACGTGCTTGAAAAAGGTGCCGTCAAATTGCTCCAGGTGATCAATCCCTTGCGTCCCGAAACCTGCGATGTTCAAGGTTGTCTTAGAATCAAGGCCAAAATTGAAGCTGCCGCAAAATTGCCCGTCGCAGGCTTGATTTCCAATGCCAATCTCCTTGACGAAACCACCGTGGAAATTATCTATGACGGCTACAATCTGGTGCGCCGGGTATCCGAAGCCACCGGCCTTAATATTGAATTTATAACAGCGTCCACCAGGCTTTTGCCCCAACTTGAAACGGAACGGATCACCTGCCCCATCCTGCCCATTGACCGGTTGCTGGCACCGCCCTGGACACGCACTTAACACCAAGGAGTACTACGTACAATGGCCTATAAACACATTATTGATGTCGAAAGGTGCAAAGGATGCGGTCTTTGTGTGCATTTCTGCCCCAAAGACGTGCTTGAGATCTCCGATAAAGTTAATGCAAAAGGGCATTTCCCGGTCTTCCAGGCCAGACCAGAGGACTGCATTTATTGCGCCATCTGCTGCACCATGTGTCCGGATGTGGCGATTAGTATAGTTGAAGAGCAGAATGCATAATCATTTATTTTAAGGACAGAAGGACAAGATACAATGGCTAAAGTCTTAATGAAAGGCAATGAAGCAATCGGCGAAGCTGCCATCAGGGCAGGCTGTTTAAACTATTTTGCATACCCTATCACGCCCCAGTCGGAAGTCGCCGAATACCTGAGCAAACGCCTGCCCGAAGTGGGCGGTGTGTTCCTCCAGGGCGAAAGTGAAGTGGCCGTAGGATATATGATTTTTGGTGCTTCGGGTGCCGGAGAGCGTGTCATGACCACATCATCGTCTCCCGGCATCAGTCTGATGAGCGAAGCAATTTCCTATATTGCCGGGGCGGAATGTCCGGCCGTATTTGTCAATATCATGAGAGGCGGTCCCGGATTGGGCGGGATTCTTCCGTCCCAGGGCGATTATTTCCAGGCAACCAAGGGCGGTGGCCACGGTGATTATCATCTGATGGTCCTGGCACCGGACGGCGTTCAGGAAGCTGTCGAAATGACCATGCAGGCATTTACCCTGGCTGAGAAATACAGAAATCCTGTCATGATCATGGGTGACGGCATGATCGGCCAGATGATGGAACCTGTTGAATTCTCCGATAATTTGAAAACCGAACCCTCCAACAAGGATGCCTGGGCCTCCAACGGCATGTCCACCCGGAAAAGCGACAAACCGAACCTGGTGAAATCCCTGTTCCTGGACCCCACTGAACTGAACCAGCACAACCTGAACCTCAAAGCCAAATACACCCAGATGAAAAAAGAGGATGTTCAGTACGAATTGTACAATGCAGACGGGGACTATCAGGTGCTGCTGGCAAGCTACGGCACCATGAGCCGGGTATGCCGCACCGCCATTGACATGCTCAAGGCCGAAGGCATTGAGGCGGCCATGTTCCGGCCCAAGACCTTGTTTCCCTTTCCGGAAAAACAGGTCTATGATGCCGCTGTCAAAGAGAGCTGTAAATGCGTTATCAGCATTGAAATGAGCATGGGCCAGATGGTGGAAGATGTCCAGCGTTGCGTCATGGGCAAAAAGCCGGTGGAGTTTTACGGGGAGTGCGGCGGAGAAATTCCGTCACCTGAAAAAATCATCGAAATCGTAAAAGAGCTGATCGGGTAAGGCGCCGGTCAAGGAGAAAATAATGGGAAAAACATTTTCTAAGCCAGAGGCGTTGACAGACAATTATACCCACTATTGTCCCGGCTGCACCCACGGCATTGTCCACCGGCTGGTGGCCGAGGCCATCGACGAACTGGGCATCCGGGAAAAGACTGTGGGTATCGCCCCTGTGGGGTGCGCCGTCATGATCTACAACTACATTGACTGTGATTTTCAGGAAGCCGCCCACGGCAGGGCGCCTGCCATGGCAACCGGCATCAAA
This window contains:
- a CDS encoding cobalamin biosynthesis protein CbiA; this translates as MLPDISGIIIIAGNYGSGKSETAVNLAAVSRRAGKSVKITDLDLVNPYFRSRDAQKPLEELGVEVVLPDKKYMHADLPILTPGVAGMIRNPAQVTILDAGGDDAGVRVLAALADVLEKGAVKLLQVINPLRPETCDVQGCLRIKAKIEAAAKLPVAGLISNANLLDETTVEIIYDGYNLVRRVSEATGLNIEFITASTRLLPQLETERITCPILPIDRLLAPPWTRT
- a CDS encoding 4Fe-4S dicluster domain-containing protein — encoded protein: MAYKHIIDVERCKGCGLCVHFCPKDVLEISDKVNAKGHFPVFQARPEDCIYCAICCTMCPDVAISIVEEQNA
- the vorB gene encoding 3-methyl-2-oxobutanoate dehydrogenase subunit VorB encodes the protein MAKVLMKGNEAIGEAAIRAGCLNYFAYPITPQSEVAEYLSKRLPEVGGVFLQGESEVAVGYMIFGASGAGERVMTTSSSPGISLMSEAISYIAGAECPAVFVNIMRGGPGLGGILPSQGDYFQATKGGGHGDYHLMVLAPDGVQEAVEMTMQAFTLAEKYRNPVMIMGDGMIGQMMEPVEFSDNLKTEPSNKDAWASNGMSTRKSDKPNLVKSLFLDPTELNQHNLNLKAKYTQMKKEDVQYELYNADGDYQVLLASYGTMSRVCRTAIDMLKAEGIEAAMFRPKTLFPFPEKQVYDAAVKESCKCVISIEMSMGQMVEDVQRCVMGKKPVEFYGECGGEIPSPEKIIEIVKELIG